In Ovis aries strain OAR_USU_Benz2616 breed Rambouillet chromosome 14, ARS-UI_Ramb_v3.0, whole genome shotgun sequence, a single genomic region encodes these proteins:
- the LOC121816405 gene encoding LOW QUALITY PROTEIN: ATP synthase F(0) complex subunit C1, mitochondrial-like (The sequence of the model RefSeq protein was modified relative to this genomic sequence to represent the inferred CDS: inserted 2 bases in 1 codon; substituted 1 base at 1 genomic stop codon) — translation MRATAAWQTQVPRPSHLFLATASKPVPFQRTLTQQPSSLELELPQKGWLAPGLEVGLCLGASSLLCXRNPSLKQXLFYAMGLALSKAMGPFCLMVV, via the exons ATGAGAGCCACAGCAGCTTGGCAGACCCAGGTCCCCAGACCATCTCACTTATTCCTAGCCACAGCTTCCAAACCAGTGCCATTTCAAAGGACTCTGACACAGCAGCCAAGttccctggagctggagctgcCACAGAAGGGGTGGCTGGCTCCAGGGCTGGAAGTGGGACTGTGTTTGGGAGCTTCATCACTGTTATG TAGGAACCCTTCTCTGAAACAGTAGCTCTTCTACGCCATGGGCTTGGCCCTCTCAAAGGCCATGGGGCCCTTTTGCCTGATGGTTGTCTAG